In the genome of Nymphaea colorata isolate Beijing-Zhang1983 chromosome 9, ASM883128v2, whole genome shotgun sequence, one region contains:
- the LOC116260862 gene encoding probable magnesium transporter NIPA6, giving the protein MAPRSGRGMERMMMMSSDNARGLLLALLSSAFIGASFILKKMGLKRAGSSGTPAGIGGYTYLLEPLWWAGMITMIIGEVANFVAYVFAPAVLVTPLGALSIIVSAVLAHFLLKERLQKMGVIGCVSCIVGSTVIVIHAPQEQTPASVEEIWRLATQPAFIFYAATAVTVSLALMLHFEPRYGQTNILIYLGICSLVGSLTVMSIKAIGIAIKLTLEGVSQVSYPQTWFFVTVAFLCVITQLNYLNKALDTFNTAIVSPIYYVMFTTLTILASAIMFKDWSGQNASSIASEVCGFITVLSGTIILHSTRERETPPVAGTLSWYIRGDDGESLKHLDHDYYVSLRGEESFS; this is encoded by the exons ATGGCGCCGAGGAGCGGCAGAGGCATggagaggatgatgatgatgtcgTCCGACAACGCCAGGGGTCTCCTCCTCGCCCTCCTTTCTAGCGCCTTCATCGGCGCCAGCTTCATTCTCAAGAAGATGGGCCTCAAGCGCGCCGGATCATCCGGCACCCCTGCAG GAATTGGAGGATATACGTATTTGTTGGAGCCGCTATGGTGGGCTGGAATGATTACCA TGATCATTGGGGAGGTCGCAAATTTTGTTGCCTATGTTTTTGCACCGGCAGTTCTTGTTACTCCTCTTGGTGCACTGAGTATAATTGTCAG TGCTGTGTTGGCCCATTTTCTTCTGAAAGAAAGACTGCAGAAGATGGGAGTCATTGGCTGTGTATCATGCATAGTAGGCTCCACCGTCATTGTAATTCATGCACCTCAGGAGCAAACCCCTGCTTCAGTGGAAGAAATATGGAGATTGGCGACCCAGCCAG CCTTTATTTTCTATGCTGCAACTGCTGTGACTGTTTCCCTGGCATTGATGCTGCACTTTGAACCTCGCTATGGACAAACAAATATATTGATCTACTTAGGCATCTGTTCTTTAGTGGGTTCACTTACA GTTATGAGCATTAAGGCTATTGGGATTGCAATCAAACTGACACTAGAGGGTGTGAGTCAGGTGTCTTACCCACAGACATGGTTTTTTGTTACAGTTGCATTCCTCTGTGTCATCACTCAGTTGAATTACTTAAACAAG GCACTGGACACGTTCAACACTGCAATTGTTTCTCCCATTTATTATGTCATGTTTACAACCCTGACAATTCTGGCTAGTGCAATTATGTTCAAG GACTGGTCTGGGCAAAATGCAAGCAGCATTGCCTCTGAAGTGTGTGGGTTCATCACTGTGCTTTCGGGGACAATCATATTGCATTCAACCAGGGAAAGGGAAACACCTCCTGTGGCAG GAACTCTATCATGGTACATACGTGGGGATGATGGAGAATCACTGAAGCATCTAGACCACGACTACTATGTCAGTTTGCGTGGTGAAGAGAGTTTCTCGTAG
- the LOC116261515 gene encoding peptidyl-prolyl cis-trans isomerase-like: protein MAPNPRVFFDMSVGGAPAGRIVMELFADVTPRTAENFRALCTGEKGVGRSGKPLHFKGSIFHRVIPNFMCQGGDFTAGNGTGGESIYGSKFADENFIKKHVGPGVLSMANAGPGTNGSQFFICTAKTEWLDGKHVVFGQVVQGMDVVRAVEKVGSSSGRTSRAVVIADCGQL from the coding sequence ATGGCACCGAACCCCCGCGTTTTCTTCGACATGAGTGTCGGCGGAGCTCCCGCTGGTCGGATTGTCATGGAACTCTTTGCCGACGTAACCCCTCGCACGGCCGAGAACTTCCGCGCCCTCTGCACCGGCGAGAAGGGAGTCGGCCGCTCCGGCAAGCCCTTGCACTTCAAGGGCTCCATCTTCCACCGTGTTATCCCTAACTTTATGTGCCAGGGCGGCGATTTCACCGCTGGAAACGGCACCGGCGGCGAGTCGATCTACGGCTCGAAATTCGCTGATGAGAATTTCATTAAGAAGCACGTGGGTCCCGGCGTGCTGTCCATGGCGAACGCCGGCCCTGGCACCAACGGGTCGCAGTTCTTCATCTGCACCGCCAAGACCGAGTGGCTCGACGGCAAGCACGTCGTCTTCGGCCAGGTCGTGCAGGGGATGGACGTCGTCCGCGCCGTCGAGAAGGTTGGGTCTTCCTCCGGCCGAACTTCCAGGGCCGTCGTTATTGCCGATTGCGGCCAGCTCTGA